A genomic region of Salvelinus fontinalis isolate EN_2023a unplaced genomic scaffold, ASM2944872v1 scaffold_0304, whole genome shotgun sequence contains the following coding sequences:
- the LOC129845437 gene encoding L-rhamnose-binding lectin CSL2-like, with amino-acid sequence MRLVRLIAFTLLAAVCCTLPAAATRVVTCDYGENVQFLICDSGVIFIERALYGRTDGTTCREGQPANQLTNTQCSQTGTLEVLSQRCNGKQVCEVNTEVFRTSDPCFGIYKYLETTYTCILATRRITCEGSDVLLECDEGTIQIHSANYGRRDQLVCSFNRPANQLANTNCLSQSTTASKVAKRCNGKSQCDVPASSSLYGDPCVGTYKYLDVAYTCG; translated from the exons ATGCGCCTTGTAAGACTGATTGCGTTCACCT TGCTGGCTGCAGTTTGCTGTACACTACCAGCTGCAG CGACTAGAGTGGTTACCTGTGACTATGGAGAAAACGTCCAGTTCCTGATCTGTG ATTCTGGAGTGATCTTCATTGAGAGAGCTCTGTATGGACGGACTGACGGAACCACCTGCAGAGAAGGACAACCTGCCAATCAGCTGACCAACACACAGTGTTCACAGACAGGCACCCTGGAGGTCCTCTCACAGAG GTGCAATGGGAAACAGGTGTGTGAAGTGAACACTGAAGTCTTCCGTACTTCTGACCCCTGTTTTGGAATCTACAAATACCTGGAAACCACCTACACCTGCATCCTAGCAA CACGCAGAATCACGTGTGAAGGCTCTGATGTTTTACTAGAATGTG ATGAAGGTACGATCCAGATCCACAGTGCTAACTATGGCCGCCGTGACCAGCTAGTGTGTTCCTTTAATCGGCCCGCTAACCAACTAGCCAACACCAACTGTCTCAGCCAATCCACAACTGCCAGTAAGGTGGCAAAGAG GTGTAATGGGAAGAGCCAGTGTGACGTCCCGGCGTCCAGTTCTCTGTATGGGGATCCCTGTGTAGGAACCTACAAGTACCTGGATGTGGCTTACACCTGTGGTTAA